The Spirulina subsalsa PCC 9445 region TACCGTATTTACACCGGGTCAAAACTTTTTTGTAGTCCTCATAGGGTAAGTTTTCATACAGTGTCACCCAGTCGGAATTTTGATCAATCATTTTCTGGAGAAAGCGCCGATAATCTACCGCATAAGTTCCCCCCCCTCCTCCAGTCAGATATAGCTTCACATCAAAGCCTTGTGCGCGCACTTCCTTTAAAATTTCAATCACCCGATGGGGTTCTTTCGGTCGAGTTAAACGACCACTACAAATAAAGGCATATTCTTTAGTTTCCCAAGGAATATCCTGCACTTCCAAAACCACGGGAGGATAAATTACTGTTGACTCTATCCCATAGGTTTGTTTAACTTTATCGGCAACAAAACCAGAGTTAGCAATTGAGTAGTTATTCTTCAAATTTTCGTAAGATAACTTAGAAACTCTGTTATAAATTTTGTTATCATCTAAGACTTTAACCCAGTGAATATACTGGATGTCTTTGCCTCCCATATCAATGGCATTATAAGTTGAGATCGCTAAATCATACTCTGAACGATGAGCTTTTAATTTACGAATAATAAGATGATAGCTAAAAATCTTGAAATTCCAATTATTCGCCA contains the following coding sequences:
- a CDS encoding glycosyltransferase; protein product: MSFSLPSQNINMNSSEKQKKVALFYPLFLGGGAEAVALWIAQALKDNYDLTLFTLVNIDVRYLNAMYGTEIEPEKLKINALIPDRLSKFTTFLVANNWNFKIFSYHLIIRKLKAHRSEYDLAISTYNAIDMGGKDIQYIHWVKVLDDNKIYNRVSKLSYENLKNNYSIANSGFVADKVKQTYGIESTVIYPPVVLEVQDIPWETKEYAFICSGRLTRPKEPHRVIEILKEVRAQGFDVKLYLTGGGGGTYAVDYRRFLQKMIDQNSDWVTLYENLPYEDYKKVLTRCKYGIHYKKEPFGISVAEMVKAGALTFARRKGGGQIEIIGPENDELLFDRPEEAVKQIVAVLSDEAKEKEMLAKLAARKELFSTAKFTQEIKKFVDHSLA